A single genomic interval of Penaeus chinensis breed Huanghai No. 1 chromosome 23, ASM1920278v2, whole genome shotgun sequence harbors:
- the LOC125037411 gene encoding YTH domain-containing protein 1-like: protein MTSGAALAIALLVVFIAPNVTSQPYVQPNVRTAQPLSHLDTATSQPSSQSRRENFEWNTRRVGNKKVATISIRKDEERDRRSVPLGDVRVPFHKPPTASGAEDLAKPLHAHRHHHGDNQWGAEGGRGGEGGGRRRVEEEEDYVDDERIRGGWAARGGVDAPPRHLVARTGALQQLQDETSEEEDEEEEEEDDEEDEEGDDEVRATALEASARFHELLYATGMRADSLVFSNASEEQEQDDGGARKRRKRGKRGKKVKRDRKKRGKDGKKKKKHRKKVKSKKCKKLKGKLKKKCKKDEEMFSFITRRITMSGSEACQYHNLVECYKKVGLVNNNTSLVKCRYREDFLECMEEQREGVCDPNFQTKGDMVALRNRIRDEIWTTNSCLMTEVVEG, encoded by the exons ATGACGTCAGGCGCTGCTCTTGCGATAGCCCTATTGGTTGTCTTCATCGCGCCGAATGTGACGTCACAGCCATACGTCCAACCAAATGTCCGCACTGCGCAGCCACTCAGCCACTTAGATACCGCCACGTCACAACCTTCTAGTCAATCAAGACGCGAGAATTTCGAATGGAACACGAGGAGGGTTGGGAACAAAAAGGTCGCAACTATATCAATACG AAAGGACGAGGAGCGCGACCGCCGGAGCGTGCCCCTGGGCGACGTCCGCGTCCCCTTCCACAAGCCGCCCACCGCGAGCGGGGCCGAGGACCTGGCCAAGCCCTTGCACGCCCACCGACACCATCATGGGGATAACCAATGGGGGGCtgaggggggacgaggaggagaaggaggggggagaagacgagtagaggaggaagaggactatGTCGACGACGAGAGAATAAGGGGAGGATGGGCGGCCAGGGGCGGCGTGGACGCCCCCCCGCGGCATCTGGTGGCGAGGACGGGGGCCTTACAGCAGCTGCAGGACGAAACctcggaggaggaggacgaagaggaagaagaagaggacgacgaggaggacgaagagggcgATGACGAGGTCCGGGCGACGGCGCTGGAGGCGTCGGCGCGGTTCCATGAGCTGCTGTACGCCACGGGCATGCGCGCCGACTCGCTTGTGTTCAGCAACGCGtcggaggagcaggagcaggacgACGGGGGggccaggaagaggaggaagaggggcaagaGGGGCAAGAAGGtcaagagggataggaagaagaggggcAAGGacggcaagaagaaaaagaagcatagGAAGAAGGTTAAGAGCAAGAAGTGTAAGAAGCTGAAAGGGAAGCTGAAGAAGAAAtgcaagaaggacgaggagatgtTCAGCTTCATCACCAGGAGAATCACAA TGAGTGGCAGCGAAGCGTGCCAGTATCACAACCTCGTGGAGTGTTACAAGAAGGTCGGTCTGGTGAATAACAACACATCCTTGGTCAAGTGTCGCTATAGAGAG GACTTCCTTGAGTGCATGGAGGAGCAGCGCGAGGGGGTATGCGACCCCAACTTCCAGACGAAGGGCGACATGGTGGCGCTCAGGAACAGAATTCGGGATGAGATCTGGACCACCAACAGCTGCCTCATGACCGAAGTCGTCGAGGGATGA